A section of the Bombus terrestris chromosome 2, iyBomTerr1.2, whole genome shotgun sequence genome encodes:
- the LOC100646216 gene encoding homeodomain-interacting protein kinase 2 isoform X10, which translates to MCDMFIQTQQTSSVNGSSSSSSSSSNNTVHHHSKKRKLEYNVSQPVIQHALVQSTGDYQLDNTGLQQRYSVNGANTAFSSLHNNNALQKSSPNQQTLVRASTIKLLDTYQRCGQKRKTWSREGNGDGLAVHSANATNAVGSTVVSQHHNQQQQQLQQQQQQQQQQQHKQTGMTAHSKQVTNAANGGGGSNPQGDGDYQLVQHEVLYSMTNQYEVLEFLGRGTFGQVVKCWKKGTNEIVAIKILKNHPSYARQGQIEVSILSRLSQENADEFNFVRAYECFQHKSHTCLVFEMLEQNLYDFLKQNKFSPLPLKYIRPILQQVLTALLKLKQLGLIHADLKPENIMLVDPVRQPYRVKVIDFGSASHVSKAVCNTYLQSRYYRAPEIILGLPYCEAIDMWSLGCVVAELFLGWPLYPGSSEYDQIRYISQTQGLPTEHMLNNASKTTKFFYRDMDSTYPFWRLKTPEEHEAETGIKSKEARKYIFNCLDDIGQVNVPTDLEGGQLLAEKADRREFIDLLKRMLTMDQVERRITPGEALNHAFVTLAHLVDYAHCNNVKASVQMMEVCRRAGDFTASPAHHQAPPAPQPPPPTSLVANFVPTTNGSAVTFTFNNQLTNQVQRLVREHRTAQTGYDNLYQIYSNSSRRATQYSSSSSGSNSGRSGVHDFPHQLVPGLLCHPPSYQTMPSPAKHVVVAQPPQAQQGPLQIQPSIISQQAVAAAAAAAQQQYAAVPVSMVETGRQMLLTNAVQTSWPGGSRQMAAIVPSWQQLPPQHAAIQQPLLSDAGDWGRPLIVDSSAILQDQRPVFPVTEVYNTSALVEHPPQGWGKRSVTKHHQHHVSVPPQSQHRHEHKKETQQLSPVKKRVKESTPPSNMRRHSPSSGHWQQQPMQQHHHSSKHSSSHNVEHHQVTSGRQQTITIHDTPSPAVSVITISDSEDETPGKCCGDRQCGACQNLATRLSGDGRPVREEVIRSTQSTPRVVQPIQQTHSSSQSHTNGHVTTHSTSQRSQRKNIISCVTVGDSDGEASPGRAHNPYQHLPQHPQHQQTTQLIKHEPQQQHHVSSSSSGYSSQSQKKRLLAKVQSECNMVNVATKPEPGVEYLAPHPCHAPACKEPPTYQDDAYDMHDYFLQYVTTSSAHPHLQEQHIVYTTGTDKRVSWPGKRAEYKHEYVQPPAAHSRDHQKWAVANTVHQYRQSQVVGSAAHPGHTHSHHGHPAHLSPGGGGGGRSPAGGPVIGSAQHLGQPLYQEYAHVRSRAHAVPPPVYVTAAPSQAPTAIQQQQVPTYQGFTPGWVPRHLVDACISSPLTLYDSSRALPPPAHHSSARPLLASHAAHPLPAHMQPTAVYGLAPLSPAKHQYQPSGLWFTE; encoded by the exons ATGTGTGACATGTTCATCCAAACACAGCAGACGAGTAGCGTCAacggcagcagcagcagcagcagcagcagcagtaaCAACACCGTTCACCACCACAGCAAGAAACGCAAGTTGGAGTACAACGTGAGTCAGCCGGTGATCCAACACGCATTGGTTCAATCGACCGGCGACTACCAATTAGACAATACCGGTCTGCAACAACGGTACTCCGTGAACGGTGCTAATACCGCATTTAGCTCGCTGCACAACAATAATGCGCTGCAGAAGAGTAGCCCGAACCAACAGACCCTGGTACGAGCCTCGACGATCAAGCTCTTAGACACGTACCAACGCTGTGGCCAGAAG AGAAAAACTTGGTCGAGGGAGGGTAATGGTGACGGCCTGGCAGTCCACTCCGCCAACGCGACGAACGCAGTGGGCAGTACTGTAGTGTCGCAACATCATAatcaacagcaacagcagctgcaacaacaacagcagcagcagcaacaacaacaacacaAGCAGACAGGCATGACGGCACATAGCAAGCAAGTAACCAACGCTGCCAATGGAGGCGGTGGCAGCAACCCCCAAGGAGATGGAGATTACCAGTTGGTACAGCACGAGGTTCTCTATTCTATGACTAATCAATATGAAGTCCTCGAGTTTTTGGGCAGAGGTACTTTTGGACAG GTCGTAAAATGCTGGAAAAAGGGAACCAATGAAATAGTTGCCATCAAAATTCTGAAGAACCATCCATCGTATGCGCGCCAAGGGCAGATTGAG GTCTCCATCCTGTCTCGACTCAGTCAGGAAAATGCGGATGAGTTCAACTTTGTGCGCGCTTATGAGTGCTTTCAGCACAAATCCCATACCTGCTTGGTCTTTGAGATGCTAGAACAGAATCTGTATGATTTCCTGAAACAGAATAAATTTTCACCCCTACCCCTCAAGTATATCAGACCGATTCTTCAACAAGTACTCACCGCTCTTTTGAAACTTAAG CAATTGGGGTTAATTCACGCAGACCTTAAACCGGAAAACATTATGTTGGTGGATCCAGTTCGTCAGCCTTATCGTGTAAAAGTTATTGATTTTGGGTCAGCTTCCCATGTATCTAAAGCTGTCTGCAACACGTATTTACAATCGCGATACTACCGTGCACCTGAAATTATACTTGGACTTCCATATTGTGAAGCAATAGATATGTGGTCGCTCGGCTGTGTAGTTGCGGAATTGTTTTTAGGATGGCCTCTATACCCTGGTAGTTCAGAATACGATCAGATTCGATACATAAGTCAGACGCAAGGCCTACCAACGGAACACATGTTAAACAATGCCAGCAAAACAACAAAATTCTTTTACAGAGACATGGACA GTACATATCCATTTTGGCGATTAAAAACACCGGAAGAGCATGAGGCTGAAACTGGTATCAAATCAAAGGAAGCGAGGAAGTATATTTTTAACTGTCTCGATGATATTGGTCAAGTTAATGTCCCGACTGATTTGGAGGGTGGTCAACTTTTGGCAGAAAAAGCAGATAGAAGAGAGTTCATTGACCTCTTGAAGAGGATGCTCACAATGGACCAGGTA GAGCGCCGCATAACACCTGGGGAGGCTCTGAACCATGCCTTTGTTACGCTGGCCCATTTAGTCGATTATGCACATTGTAACAATGTTAAGGCTTCCGTCCAAATGATGGAGGTTTGCCGACGAGCCGGTGACTTCACTGCAAGTCCAGCGCATCATCAAGCTCCTCCAGCACCCCAACCACCACCACCAACATCATTGGTAGCTAATTTCGTGCCGACGACAAATGGTAGTGCCGTAACTTTCACCTTCAACAACCAGTTGACCAATCAAGTACAGCGATTGGTTAGAGAACATCGGACTGCGCAAACAGGATATGATAATCTG TATCAAATATACAGTAACAGTAGTCGTCGTGCGACTCAGTACAGTAGCTCGTCAAGTGGATCAAATAGCGGACGAAGTGGAGTGCACGACTTTCCACATCAATTGGTGCCTGGTCTACTTTGTCATCCACCCAGTTATCAGACGATGCCAAGTCCTGCAAAACACGTAGTTGTTGCTCAA CCTCCACAAGCGCAACAAGGTCCGTTACAAATCCAACCATCGATTATATCGCAGCAGGCCGTTGCTGCTGCAGCTGCAGCTGCCCAACAACAATATGCAGCGGTTCCCGTATCTATGGTGGAAACTGGACGACAAATGTTACTAACC AATGCTGTACAAACCTCTTGGCCTGGTGGAAGTCGTCAAATGGCCGCTATCGTACCATCTTGGCAACAGTTACCACCGCAACATGCAGCCATACAGCAGCCATTACTGAGTGATGCTGGAGATTGGGGAAGACCTCTTATTGTCGATAGTTCTGCTATTCTGCAG GATCAGAGGCCAGTATTTCCTGTCACGGAAGTATACAATACTAGTGCCCTTGTTGAGCATCCTCCTCAAGGTTGGGGCAAGCGTAGTGTTACGAAACATCATCAACATCATGTGTCTGTACCCCCGCAGTCTCAACATAGGCACGAGCATAAAAAGGAAACACAGCAGTTAAGTCCAGTGAAAAAGAGGGTAAAAGAAAGTACTCCACCGAGCAATATGAGACGGCATTCACCTTCCAGCGGTCATTGGCAACAGCAACCCATGCAGCAACACCATCACAGCAGCAAACACAGCAGTAGTCATAATGTAGAACACCATCAAGTTACATCTGGTCGGCAGCAAACTATTACAATTCACGATACACCATCACCTGCAGTTTCTGTTATCACGATAAGTGATAGCGAAGACGAAACACCGGGCAAGTG CTGTGGAGATCGGCAATGTGGAGCCTGTCAAAATTTGGCAACTCGCCTGTCTGGCGATGGACGTCCAGTCCGCGAGGAAGTCATTCGAAG TACGCAGTCAACACCACGCGTGGTTCAACCAATACAGCAAACCCATTCAAGTAGTCAGTCGCATACTAATGGCCACGTAACAACGCATAGTACATCTCAAAGATCGcaacgaaaaaatattatcaGTTGTGTAACTGTCGGTGACAGCGATGGCGAAGCTAGTCCAGGTCGAGCGCATAATCCATACCAACATTTACCGCAACATCCTCAGCATCAACAAACTACGCAGTTAATTAAACACGAACCCCAACAGCAACATCACGTCAGCAG TAGCAGTTCTGGATATTCGTCTCAATCGCAAAAGAAACGTTTATTGGCCAAAGTACAGTCCGAATGTAATATGGTGAATGTTGCGACAAAACCGGAGCCCGGCGTTGAGTACCTTGCACCTCATCCGTGTCACGCGCCAGCCTGTAAAGAGCCACCGACCTATCAg GATGATGCCTATGACATGCATGACTACTTCTTGCAGTATGTGACCACGAGTAGCGCGCATCCGCACCTTCAAGAGCAACACATTGTGTATACGACTGGCACGGACAAGCGGGTATCATGGCCTGGAAAGAGAGCTGAATACAAGCACGAGTACGTTCAACCACCGGCTGCTCATTCCAGAGACCACCAGAAATGGGCGGTAGCGAATACTGTGCATCAGTATAG GCAGAGCCAGGTGGTGGGTTCGGCAGCCCATCCGGGTCATACCCACAGTCACCATGGGCATCCGGCCCACCTCAGTCCTGGGGGCGGTGGCGGGGGCAGAAGTCCTGCAGGGGGGCCTGTAATAGGAAGTGCCCAGCATCTGGGACAGCCCCTGTACCAGGAGTACGCCCATGTGCGTTCAAGAGCCCATGCCGTGCCACCCCCGGTATACGTAACCGCCGCGCCTTCTCAGGCGCCTACTGCTATCCAGCAGCAACAAGTGCCCACCTATCAGGGATTCACACCCGGGTGGGTACCTAGACACCTAGTTGATGCATGCAT CTCGTCTCCATTAACGTTGTATGATTCTAGTCGAGCGTTGCCACCACCAGCTCATCACAGCTCGGCCAGACCGTTGCTAGCAAGTCATGCAGCGCATCCACTGCCTGCACATATGCAGCCAACAGCCGTTTATGGATTGGCCCCACTTTCACCGGCCAAACATCAATATCAACCTTCTGGTTTGTGGTTCACCGAGTAA
- the LOC100646216 gene encoding homeodomain-interacting protein kinase 2 isoform X1, which produces MPFESRWPESAWNHTKAHGMCDMFIQTQQTSSVNGSSSSSSSSSNNTVHHHSKKRKLEYNVSQPVIQHALVQSTGDYQLDNTGLQQRYSVNGANTAFSSLHNNNALQKSSPNQQTLVRASTIKLLDTYQRCGQKRKTWSREGNGDGLAVHSANATNAVGSTVVSQHHNQQQQQLQQQQQQQQQQQHKQTGMTAHSKQVTNAANGGGGSNPQGDGDYQLVQHEVLYSMTNQYEVLEFLGRGTFGQVVKCWKKGTNEIVAIKILKNHPSYARQGQIEVSILSRLSQENADEFNFVRAYECFQHKSHTCLVFEMLEQNLYDFLKQNKFSPLPLKYIRPILQQVLTALLKLKQLGLIHADLKPENIMLVDPVRQPYRVKVIDFGSASHVSKAVCNTYLQSRYYRAPEIILGLPYCEAIDMWSLGCVVAELFLGWPLYPGSSEYDQIRYISQTQGLPTEHMLNNASKTTKFFYRDMDSTYPFWRLKTPEEHEAETGIKSKEARKYIFNCLDDIGQVNVPTDLEGGQLLAEKADRREFIDLLKRMLTMDQVERRITPGEALNHAFVTLAHLVDYAHCNNVKASVQMMEVCRRAGDFTASPAHHQAPPAPQPPPPTSLVANFVPTTNGSAVTFTFNNQLTNQVQRLVREHRTAQTGYDNLYQIYSNSSRRATQYSSSSSGSNSGRSGVHDFPHQLVPGLLCHPPSYQTMPSPAKHVVVAQPPQAQQGPLQIQPSIISQQAVAAAAAAAQQQYAAVPVSMVETGRQMLLTNAVQTSWPGGSRQMAAIVPSWQQLPPQHAAIQQPLLSDAGDWGRPLIVDSSAILQDQRPVFPVTEVYNTSALVEHPPQGWGKRSVTKHHQHHVSVPPQSQHRHEHKKETQQLSPVKKRVKESTPPSNMRRHSPSSGHWQQQPMQQHHHSSKHSSSHNVEHHQVTSGRQQTITIHDTPSPAVSVITISDSEDETPGKCCGDRQCGACQNLATRLSGDGRPVREEVIRSTQSTPRVVQPIQQTHSSSQSHTNGHVTTHSTSQRSQRKNIISCVTVGDSDGEASPGRAHNPYQHLPQHPQHQQTTQLIKHEPQQQHHVSSSSSGYSSQSQKKRLLAKVQSECNMVNVATKPEPGVEYLAPHPCHAPACKEPPTYQDDAYDMHDYFLQYVTTSSAHPHLQEQHIVYTTGTDKRVSWPGKRAEYKHEYVQPPAAHSRDHQKWAVANTVHQYRQSQVVGSAAHPGHTHSHHGHPAHLSPGGGGGGRSPAGGPVIGSAQHLGQPLYQEYAHVRSRAHAVPPPVYVTAAPSQAPTAIQQQQVPTYQGFTPGWVPRHLVDACISSPLTLYDSSRALPPPAHHSSARPLLASHAAHPLPAHMQPTAVYGLAPLSPAKHQYQPSGLWFTE; this is translated from the exons ATGCCTTTTGAGAGCCGCTGGCCCGAATCAGCGTGGAACCATACAAAGGCACAT GGAATGTGTGACATGTTCATCCAAACACAGCAGACGAGTAGCGTCAacggcagcagcagcagcagcagcagcagcagtaaCAACACCGTTCACCACCACAGCAAGAAACGCAAGTTGGAGTACAACGTGAGTCAGCCGGTGATCCAACACGCATTGGTTCAATCGACCGGCGACTACCAATTAGACAATACCGGTCTGCAACAACGGTACTCCGTGAACGGTGCTAATACCGCATTTAGCTCGCTGCACAACAATAATGCGCTGCAGAAGAGTAGCCCGAACCAACAGACCCTGGTACGAGCCTCGACGATCAAGCTCTTAGACACGTACCAACGCTGTGGCCAGAAG AGAAAAACTTGGTCGAGGGAGGGTAATGGTGACGGCCTGGCAGTCCACTCCGCCAACGCGACGAACGCAGTGGGCAGTACTGTAGTGTCGCAACATCATAatcaacagcaacagcagctgcaacaacaacagcagcagcagcaacaacaacaacacaAGCAGACAGGCATGACGGCACATAGCAAGCAAGTAACCAACGCTGCCAATGGAGGCGGTGGCAGCAACCCCCAAGGAGATGGAGATTACCAGTTGGTACAGCACGAGGTTCTCTATTCTATGACTAATCAATATGAAGTCCTCGAGTTTTTGGGCAGAGGTACTTTTGGACAG GTCGTAAAATGCTGGAAAAAGGGAACCAATGAAATAGTTGCCATCAAAATTCTGAAGAACCATCCATCGTATGCGCGCCAAGGGCAGATTGAG GTCTCCATCCTGTCTCGACTCAGTCAGGAAAATGCGGATGAGTTCAACTTTGTGCGCGCTTATGAGTGCTTTCAGCACAAATCCCATACCTGCTTGGTCTTTGAGATGCTAGAACAGAATCTGTATGATTTCCTGAAACAGAATAAATTTTCACCCCTACCCCTCAAGTATATCAGACCGATTCTTCAACAAGTACTCACCGCTCTTTTGAAACTTAAG CAATTGGGGTTAATTCACGCAGACCTTAAACCGGAAAACATTATGTTGGTGGATCCAGTTCGTCAGCCTTATCGTGTAAAAGTTATTGATTTTGGGTCAGCTTCCCATGTATCTAAAGCTGTCTGCAACACGTATTTACAATCGCGATACTACCGTGCACCTGAAATTATACTTGGACTTCCATATTGTGAAGCAATAGATATGTGGTCGCTCGGCTGTGTAGTTGCGGAATTGTTTTTAGGATGGCCTCTATACCCTGGTAGTTCAGAATACGATCAGATTCGATACATAAGTCAGACGCAAGGCCTACCAACGGAACACATGTTAAACAATGCCAGCAAAACAACAAAATTCTTTTACAGAGACATGGACA GTACATATCCATTTTGGCGATTAAAAACACCGGAAGAGCATGAGGCTGAAACTGGTATCAAATCAAAGGAAGCGAGGAAGTATATTTTTAACTGTCTCGATGATATTGGTCAAGTTAATGTCCCGACTGATTTGGAGGGTGGTCAACTTTTGGCAGAAAAAGCAGATAGAAGAGAGTTCATTGACCTCTTGAAGAGGATGCTCACAATGGACCAGGTA GAGCGCCGCATAACACCTGGGGAGGCTCTGAACCATGCCTTTGTTACGCTGGCCCATTTAGTCGATTATGCACATTGTAACAATGTTAAGGCTTCCGTCCAAATGATGGAGGTTTGCCGACGAGCCGGTGACTTCACTGCAAGTCCAGCGCATCATCAAGCTCCTCCAGCACCCCAACCACCACCACCAACATCATTGGTAGCTAATTTCGTGCCGACGACAAATGGTAGTGCCGTAACTTTCACCTTCAACAACCAGTTGACCAATCAAGTACAGCGATTGGTTAGAGAACATCGGACTGCGCAAACAGGATATGATAATCTG TATCAAATATACAGTAACAGTAGTCGTCGTGCGACTCAGTACAGTAGCTCGTCAAGTGGATCAAATAGCGGACGAAGTGGAGTGCACGACTTTCCACATCAATTGGTGCCTGGTCTACTTTGTCATCCACCCAGTTATCAGACGATGCCAAGTCCTGCAAAACACGTAGTTGTTGCTCAA CCTCCACAAGCGCAACAAGGTCCGTTACAAATCCAACCATCGATTATATCGCAGCAGGCCGTTGCTGCTGCAGCTGCAGCTGCCCAACAACAATATGCAGCGGTTCCCGTATCTATGGTGGAAACTGGACGACAAATGTTACTAACC AATGCTGTACAAACCTCTTGGCCTGGTGGAAGTCGTCAAATGGCCGCTATCGTACCATCTTGGCAACAGTTACCACCGCAACATGCAGCCATACAGCAGCCATTACTGAGTGATGCTGGAGATTGGGGAAGACCTCTTATTGTCGATAGTTCTGCTATTCTGCAG GATCAGAGGCCAGTATTTCCTGTCACGGAAGTATACAATACTAGTGCCCTTGTTGAGCATCCTCCTCAAGGTTGGGGCAAGCGTAGTGTTACGAAACATCATCAACATCATGTGTCTGTACCCCCGCAGTCTCAACATAGGCACGAGCATAAAAAGGAAACACAGCAGTTAAGTCCAGTGAAAAAGAGGGTAAAAGAAAGTACTCCACCGAGCAATATGAGACGGCATTCACCTTCCAGCGGTCATTGGCAACAGCAACCCATGCAGCAACACCATCACAGCAGCAAACACAGCAGTAGTCATAATGTAGAACACCATCAAGTTACATCTGGTCGGCAGCAAACTATTACAATTCACGATACACCATCACCTGCAGTTTCTGTTATCACGATAAGTGATAGCGAAGACGAAACACCGGGCAAGTG CTGTGGAGATCGGCAATGTGGAGCCTGTCAAAATTTGGCAACTCGCCTGTCTGGCGATGGACGTCCAGTCCGCGAGGAAGTCATTCGAAG TACGCAGTCAACACCACGCGTGGTTCAACCAATACAGCAAACCCATTCAAGTAGTCAGTCGCATACTAATGGCCACGTAACAACGCATAGTACATCTCAAAGATCGcaacgaaaaaatattatcaGTTGTGTAACTGTCGGTGACAGCGATGGCGAAGCTAGTCCAGGTCGAGCGCATAATCCATACCAACATTTACCGCAACATCCTCAGCATCAACAAACTACGCAGTTAATTAAACACGAACCCCAACAGCAACATCACGTCAGCAG TAGCAGTTCTGGATATTCGTCTCAATCGCAAAAGAAACGTTTATTGGCCAAAGTACAGTCCGAATGTAATATGGTGAATGTTGCGACAAAACCGGAGCCCGGCGTTGAGTACCTTGCACCTCATCCGTGTCACGCGCCAGCCTGTAAAGAGCCACCGACCTATCAg GATGATGCCTATGACATGCATGACTACTTCTTGCAGTATGTGACCACGAGTAGCGCGCATCCGCACCTTCAAGAGCAACACATTGTGTATACGACTGGCACGGACAAGCGGGTATCATGGCCTGGAAAGAGAGCTGAATACAAGCACGAGTACGTTCAACCACCGGCTGCTCATTCCAGAGACCACCAGAAATGGGCGGTAGCGAATACTGTGCATCAGTATAG GCAGAGCCAGGTGGTGGGTTCGGCAGCCCATCCGGGTCATACCCACAGTCACCATGGGCATCCGGCCCACCTCAGTCCTGGGGGCGGTGGCGGGGGCAGAAGTCCTGCAGGGGGGCCTGTAATAGGAAGTGCCCAGCATCTGGGACAGCCCCTGTACCAGGAGTACGCCCATGTGCGTTCAAGAGCCCATGCCGTGCCACCCCCGGTATACGTAACCGCCGCGCCTTCTCAGGCGCCTACTGCTATCCAGCAGCAACAAGTGCCCACCTATCAGGGATTCACACCCGGGTGGGTACCTAGACACCTAGTTGATGCATGCAT CTCGTCTCCATTAACGTTGTATGATTCTAGTCGAGCGTTGCCACCACCAGCTCATCACAGCTCGGCCAGACCGTTGCTAGCAAGTCATGCAGCGCATCCACTGCCTGCACATATGCAGCCAACAGCCGTTTATGGATTGGCCCCACTTTCACCGGCCAAACATCAATATCAACCTTCTGGTTTGTGGTTCACCGAGTAA